One window from the genome of Alkalihalobacillus sp. LMS6 encodes:
- a CDS encoding ABC transporter permease, whose translation MGFYEQMVTYVSQNGFYIWEEFYRHFLMAAYGVLFAAIISIPVGILIAKYGRISGWVLSAGSVIQTIPVLGFMAITMVVMGLGTTTVITTVFFYSLLPIIQNTYVGIRGVDKSVIEAAYASGMTKLQLLSKVEFPLAISVIMAGIRTALVIGIGIVAVGTFVGAGGLGAIIVRGTNATDGTAIILAGAIPTAVMAIIADLVLGTIERRLNPANRSST comes from the coding sequence ATGGGGTTTTATGAGCAAATGGTTACGTATGTTTCTCAAAATGGTTTTTATATTTGGGAAGAGTTTTATCGGCACTTTCTTATGGCTGCTTACGGGGTGTTGTTTGCTGCGATTATTTCCATTCCAGTAGGAATTTTAATTGCGAAGTATGGCCGAATTAGTGGTTGGGTGTTATCAGCAGGGAGCGTGATACAAACGATTCCGGTACTAGGCTTCATGGCGATTACGATGGTGGTCATGGGACTAGGAACTACGACGGTCATCACAACGGTGTTCTTTTATTCACTCTTACCGATTATTCAAAACACATATGTAGGAATAAGAGGCGTGGATAAAAGTGTCATAGAAGCTGCCTATGCTTCAGGTATGACGAAGCTTCAATTGTTAAGTAAGGTGGAATTTCCGCTTGCGATAAGTGTGATCATGGCAGGAATTCGAACAGCCCTTGTCATAGGCATTGGTATTGTCGCTGTTGGAACGTTCGTTGGAGCAGGTGGACTCGGGGCAATTATCGTTCGAGGTACGAATGCAACCGACGGGACGGCAATTATTCTTGCAGGTGCGATCCCAACAGCGGTTATGGCCATCATCGCTGATCTCGTTTTAGGGACAATTGAACGTCGCCTGAATCCAGCAAATCGATCTTCAACATAA
- a CDS encoding 3-keto-5-aminohexanoate cleavage protein, with protein MTSKRILTAALTGAGDTTEKSPHVPITPKEIAHSAIESAKAGAAIAHIHVRDPQTGKLSHDVALFRETVERIREADTDVIINLTAGGGGDFVPNLEDPTRGGPGTDIQTPVQRHEPIGELLPEICTLDCGSLNFGDQVYLGPESWLREHATLIKESGVKPELEVFDTGHIRLANQLIAEGLISENPMYQFCLGIPWGADADRETIEYMRGRIVDGATWSAFGIGRLQLPILIEAAKLGGNVRVGLEDNLYLDKGVFGTNEQLVYKAVNLLQKEQLEPATPEEARALLGLKKPVR; from the coding sequence ATGACTTCTAAACGTATTCTTACCGCAGCATTAACAGGGGCAGGTGATACAACCGAAAAAAGTCCTCACGTCCCTATTACACCTAAGGAAATCGCCCATTCAGCGATTGAATCTGCTAAAGCTGGGGCTGCCATTGCGCATATTCATGTACGTGATCCACAAACAGGGAAATTAAGTCATGATGTAGCGCTTTTTCGTGAAACGGTTGAACGGATTCGTGAAGCAGATACGGACGTCATTATTAATCTTACCGCTGGTGGTGGCGGTGATTTTGTTCCAAATTTAGAGGACCCGACACGTGGTGGACCGGGAACAGATATTCAAACACCTGTCCAAAGACACGAGCCTATTGGTGAGCTTCTTCCTGAAATTTGTACATTAGATTGTGGAAGCCTTAATTTCGGAGATCAAGTTTATCTTGGGCCAGAATCGTGGCTGCGTGAACACGCAACGCTCATTAAAGAAAGCGGTGTAAAGCCGGAATTAGAAGTGTTTGATACGGGCCATATTCGACTTGCTAATCAACTTATCGCTGAAGGCTTAATTTCGGAGAACCCAATGTACCAATTTTGTTTAGGTATTCCATGGGGAGCAGACGCAGACCGAGAAACGATCGAGTATATGCGCGGGCGAATTGTGGATGGCGCCACCTGGTCTGCATTTGGAATCGGGCGTTTACAGCTTCCCATTCTAATCGAAGCTGCTAAATTAGGCGGAAACGTACGTGTTGGGTTAGAGGATAATCTTTACCTCGATAAAGGCGTTTTTGGAACAAATGAACAGCTTGTCTATAAGGCTGTAAATTTACTTCAAAAAGAACAGCTTGAACCAGCAACACCAGAGGAAGCGCGTGCACTTTTAGGCTTAAAAAAACCTGTACGCTAA
- a CDS encoding osmoprotectant ABC transporter substrate-binding protein — translation MKKHRISLFLASLLVFSGCSLPGLSGPSENTIRIGTINTVESEIWGHIVSQMIEHYTDLETELITNLGSSIVQHQAMMQEEVDITATRYTGTDIAGALNMPEITDPEEAMNTVQREFDEQFNQTWADSYGFENSYTISITAEFAEEEGIEHVEDLRPFAADMNFGVDNSWVNRQGDGYQAFTETHFEFGNIYPMSVGLVYDAAASGNMDAVLAYSSDGRIAAYDLVVLEDDFFPPYDASPVIRNEVIEEHPELETILAKLGGIVTTEDMQQMNYLADVELVSPATIAQDLLEENYYFEDKQVEEEGA, via the coding sequence ATGAAGAAACATAGAATCTCTTTGTTCCTTGCCTCATTGCTCGTCTTTTCAGGCTGTTCGCTACCAGGGTTAAGTGGACCTTCTGAAAATACCATTCGCATTGGAACAATTAATACAGTTGAGTCAGAAATATGGGGTCATATTGTCTCACAAATGATTGAACATTATACAGATTTAGAAACAGAGCTTATTACCAATCTAGGTTCATCTATCGTGCAACACCAGGCGATGATGCAAGAAGAAGTGGATATTACAGCAACGCGGTACACTGGAACGGATATTGCCGGTGCGCTGAATATGCCGGAAATTACAGACCCAGAAGAAGCAATGAACACTGTGCAACGGGAGTTTGATGAACAATTTAATCAGACTTGGGCTGATTCTTACGGATTTGAAAATAGCTATACGATTTCAATTACAGCGGAATTTGCGGAAGAAGAAGGCATTGAACATGTCGAAGATTTAAGACCGTTCGCAGCAGATATGAATTTTGGTGTGGATAATTCATGGGTGAACCGACAAGGTGACGGTTACCAAGCATTTACGGAAACACACTTTGAGTTTGGAAATATTTATCCCATGTCTGTAGGACTTGTTTACGATGCGGCAGCTTCAGGAAATATGGACGCTGTGCTTGCCTATTCATCGGATGGTCGAATTGCGGCTTATGATTTAGTCGTGCTTGAAGATGATTTTTTCCCACCCTATGATGCTTCGCCAGTTATTCGAAATGAAGTCATCGAGGAACATCCAGAATTGGAAACAATTCTAGCAAAACTAGGCGGTATTGTAACAACAGAAGATATGCAGCAAATGAATTATTTAGCAGATGTAGAATTAGTAAGTCCTGCCACGATTGCACAGGACTTACTAGAAGAGAATTATTACTTTGAAGACAAGCAAGTTGAAGAGGAGGGTGCGTAA
- a CDS encoding betaine/proline/choline family ABC transporter ATP-binding protein (Members of the family are the ATP-binding subunit of ABC transporters for substrates such as betaine, L-proline or other amino acids, choline, carnitine, etc. The substrate specificity is best determined from the substrate-binding subunit, rather than this subunit, as it interacts with the permease subunit and not with substrate directly.), translating into MLEFKNVVKKYSENGKPAVKNMNLHIGKGEFVVFIGPSGCGKTTTMKMVNRLQEPSEGQIFVNGENVLNQDPVKLRRSIGYVIQQIGLIPHMTVGENISLVGSLLKWDKKRRDDRAKELIKIVDLPESFLHRYPHELSGGQQQRIGVLRALAVDPPLILMDEPFGALDPITRDTLQEEFKKLQKEMDKTIVFVTHDMDEAIKLADKIVIMNQGEIVQVGTPDDILRNPANEFVEDFIGKDRLLQSRPDVTKVEQIMNANPVTVTEQTTIKDAIQKMREARVDSVLVVDDAYRLKGFVDIEMIDASFKKKTYIHEAMETEVYSVKKESLLRDTMRRMLRRGSKYVPVITEDEVLVGIVTRATLADMVYDTIWGEGNGLEVNEIEAVESVL; encoded by the coding sequence TTGTTAGAATTTAAAAATGTTGTAAAAAAGTATAGCGAAAACGGCAAGCCAGCAGTGAAAAATATGAATCTACACATTGGAAAAGGCGAGTTTGTTGTTTTTATCGGACCAAGTGGTTGTGGGAAAACAACTACGATGAAAATGGTCAACCGGCTTCAAGAGCCGTCAGAAGGACAAATTTTTGTAAATGGGGAAAATGTATTAAATCAAGATCCTGTTAAATTACGACGCTCCATCGGCTATGTGATTCAGCAAATAGGATTAATTCCTCATATGACAGTAGGGGAAAACATTTCGCTCGTCGGCTCTTTACTCAAATGGGATAAAAAACGCCGTGACGATCGAGCAAAAGAGCTTATTAAAATTGTTGATTTGCCAGAAAGTTTTTTACATCGTTATCCGCATGAGTTAAGTGGTGGACAGCAGCAACGAATTGGTGTGTTACGAGCTCTTGCCGTTGATCCTCCATTAATTTTAATGGACGAGCCGTTCGGTGCGCTTGATCCAATTACACGAGACACCTTACAAGAAGAATTTAAGAAGTTACAAAAAGAAATGGACAAAACGATTGTATTTGTTACCCACGACATGGATGAAGCGATTAAGTTGGCGGACAAGATTGTCATTATGAACCAAGGAGAAATTGTACAGGTCGGTACTCCTGACGATATTTTACGAAATCCTGCAAATGAATTCGTTGAAGACTTTATTGGCAAAGACCGCTTGCTACAAAGTCGACCTGATGTGACAAAAGTTGAGCAGATTATGAATGCTAATCCCGTTACAGTAACGGAACAAACGACAATTAAAGATGCGATTCAAAAGATGCGAGAAGCACGAGTTGATTCGGTTCTTGTTGTTGATGATGCATACCGTTTAAAAGGATTCGTAGATATTGAAATGATTGACGCAAGTTTTAAAAAGAAAACGTATATCCATGAAGCGATGGAAACGGAGGTTTATTCGGTTAAAAAAGAAAGTTTACTACGGGATACGATGCGTAGAATGCTTCGCCGTGGAAGCAAGTATGTCCCTGTCATTACGGAAGACGAGGTACTCGTTGGAATCGTTACACGTGCTACGCTCGCAGATATGGTATATGACACCATCTGGGGTGAAGGAAATGGTCTAGAAGTTAATGAAATTGAAGCAGTAGAGTCAGTACTTTAA
- a CDS encoding ABC transporter permease, which produces MDAITSTLSSYGWELLEKTGEHIYISFFAILLGVIVAVPAGIYLTRIPKFADRIISFVGILQTVPSLAILAFLMPFLGVGTAPAIVALFIYSVLPILRNTYTGVKEVDSKLVEAGKGMGMNNRELIQKIELPIALPVIMSGIRFATVYLIGWATLAAFIGGGGLGDLIFDGLNLYQPELIILGTLPATILALLASWGLSALEKKLTPKAYREKEAA; this is translated from the coding sequence ATCGATGCGATTACATCAACGCTGTCTTCGTATGGTTGGGAATTACTAGAGAAAACAGGTGAACACATTTATATATCGTTTTTTGCGATTTTATTAGGCGTCATTGTTGCAGTCCCAGCAGGCATATATCTGACGCGTATCCCGAAATTTGCGGACCGTATTATTTCGTTTGTTGGAATTCTGCAGACGGTTCCGAGTCTAGCGATATTAGCATTCCTCATGCCTTTTCTAGGCGTAGGGACGGCACCAGCAATTGTTGCGTTGTTTATTTACTCTGTTCTTCCTATATTACGAAATACGTACACAGGCGTTAAAGAAGTCGATTCAAAACTAGTTGAAGCAGGTAAAGGGATGGGCATGAATAACCGCGAGCTCATCCAAAAAATTGAATTACCAATCGCGCTACCTGTTATTATGTCAGGCATTCGCTTTGCGACAGTTTACTTAATTGGGTGGGCAACATTAGCAGCGTTTATTGGTGGCGGTGGTTTAGGTGATCTCATTTTTGATGGCTTAAATTTATATCAACCAGAATTAATTATTTTAGGAACGCTTCCAGCAACAATCTTAGCGTTGCTTGCAAGCTGGGGACTATCCGCGCTAGAGAAAAAATTAACACCAAAAGCTTATCGAGAAAAAGAAGCTGCTTGA
- a CDS encoding GbsR/MarR family transcriptional regulator codes for MTKSKETLLDDLQACEDLIADRVANNMETFGVSSTVGRLLGIIYMNRQAMTLDDLADKTGMSKTRMSQVMRQMISLNIAEKEFVKGSRKEHYNVESDYVQTFISLFTTSWKEVITRNMALERRLRDKLKDIEEDMGHNPSADILEKHQMMTKELDDWTAYYNWIDRLVDCFESGDIFQLVPVHPKDKEEKKHDF; via the coding sequence GTGACGAAATCAAAAGAAACGCTTCTTGATGACCTACAGGCGTGCGAAGATCTTATTGCTGATCGGGTTGCCAATAACATGGAGACTTTTGGCGTATCATCTACCGTTGGACGTCTGCTAGGTATAATTTATATGAATCGACAAGCAATGACACTTGATGACCTTGCCGATAAAACAGGTATGAGCAAAACGAGAATGAGCCAGGTCATGCGACAGATGATTTCTTTAAACATTGCTGAAAAAGAGTTTGTAAAAGGAAGTAGAAAAGAACACTACAATGTAGAAAGTGATTATGTACAAACTTTTATTTCTCTTTTTACAACGAGTTGGAAGGAAGTCATTACCCGTAATATGGCACTTGAGCGTCGCTTGCGCGATAAATTAAAAGACATCGAAGAAGATATGGGTCATAACCCCTCAGCCGACATTCTTGAGAAACATCAAATGATGACAAAAGAGCTAGATGACTGGACTGCTTATTATAACTGGATTGATCGACTCGTTGATTGTTTTGAATCAGGCGATATTTTTCAATTAGTTCCCGTCCATCCAAAAGACAAGGAGGAAAAAAAACATGACTTCTAA